In Candidatus Protochlamydia phocaeensis, a single genomic region encodes these proteins:
- a CDS encoding DegQ family serine endoprotease has protein sequence MTDRSSFFFKSALLFSGIALAASSFTSGTKEPSVNGNRTEDIRQMPNKETVADFRGVAKKALPAVVSIKVESKKKSQLFGDDSQFSDPFDFFGGNDLWNFFGLPKKDSRSPSLVGQASGVIVSPDGYILTNSHVVHDMDAINVQLTDGREFKAKVLGDDPNSDLALIKIEAQNLPYLTLGNSDDIEVGQWVAAIGNPFGLQATLTVGVVSAKSRNNLDIARYEDFIQTDAAINRGNSGGPLVNLDGEVIGINTAIATNSSSSYMGIGFAIPSNMAKHVMEEILSDGKVSRGFLGVSLQSIDYNLAKAFGLDKVEGALVANVVKGSPADKAGIQTEDIILKINDRPVENAAALRNAIYMMKPGTRVDLTILRKDKIMQLPLEVGNYKEEEMASSSTSAPDKNLLGIEVGNLTPEIARNLGYDQDQGVVVTKVDPNSVAAWAGLKKGALIMAVNRQKVENIEQFNKALKSAPEERPVLLQLRQGDRYLFLSLQAK, from the coding sequence ATGACAGATCGTTCTTCCTTTTTTTTTAAATCTGCCCTTCTTTTTTCTGGAATTGCGTTAGCCGCTTCTTCTTTTACCTCTGGAACGAAGGAACCTTCTGTAAACGGCAATCGGACAGAAGATATTCGCCAGATGCCCAATAAAGAGACTGTTGCCGATTTCAGAGGGGTCGCTAAGAAAGCTCTTCCGGCTGTTGTATCTATTAAAGTTGAATCAAAGAAAAAATCTCAGCTATTTGGCGACGATAGCCAGTTCTCGGACCCCTTTGATTTTTTTGGAGGAAATGATCTCTGGAATTTTTTTGGCCTTCCTAAAAAAGATTCTCGCTCTCCCTCTTTAGTCGGACAAGCATCGGGAGTGATTGTCAGTCCAGACGGCTATATTTTGACAAATAGCCACGTCGTGCATGATATGGATGCGATTAATGTGCAATTGACGGATGGAAGAGAATTTAAAGCCAAAGTATTAGGAGATGACCCCAATAGCGATTTGGCTCTGATCAAGATCGAAGCTCAAAACCTTCCTTATTTAACACTTGGCAATTCGGATGACATAGAAGTCGGCCAATGGGTGGCTGCAATCGGAAATCCTTTTGGCTTGCAAGCCACTCTTACCGTTGGCGTGGTAAGTGCGAAAAGCCGCAATAATCTTGACATTGCCCGCTATGAGGATTTTATTCAAACGGATGCGGCGATTAACCGCGGCAACTCGGGCGGCCCTTTAGTCAATTTAGATGGCGAAGTGATCGGCATTAATACGGCCATTGCAACCAATTCTTCCTCTAGCTATATGGGAATTGGCTTTGCCATTCCCAGCAATATGGCTAAACACGTGATGGAAGAAATCTTATCGGATGGAAAAGTCTCGCGCGGCTTCTTAGGCGTCAGCCTGCAATCGATTGATTACAACTTAGCTAAAGCTTTCGGATTAGATAAAGTCGAGGGCGCACTTGTCGCTAATGTCGTGAAGGGATCTCCGGCTGACAAGGCAGGCATTCAAACGGAAGATATCATTTTGAAAATCAATGACCGTCCTGTTGAAAATGCAGCCGCCTTACGCAATGCCATTTATATGATGAAGCCCGGCACGCGCGTGGATTTAACCATTCTACGCAAAGACAAAATCATGCAGCTTCCTCTCGAAGTCGGCAATTACAAAGAAGAAGAAATGGCGAGCTCCTCCACTTCTGCTCCTGATAAAAATTTGCTGGGCATTGAAGTGGGCAATCTGACTCCCGAGATCGCTCGCAACTTAGGTTACGACCAGGATCAAGGGGTCGTTGTCACGAAAGTGGATCCTAATAGCGTGGCCGCTTGGGCCGGCTTGAAAAAAGGCGCCCTCATTATGGCCGTGAACCGCCAAAAGGTTGAAAATATTGAGCAGTTCAACAAGGCTTTAAAGTCCGCTCCAGAAGAGCGTCCTGTGCTCTTGCAACTGAGGCAGGGCGATCGCTATCTCTTCCTCTCTTTGCAAGCAAAGTAA